The following are from one region of the Apostichopus japonicus isolate 1M-3 chromosome 17, ASM3797524v1, whole genome shotgun sequence genome:
- the LOC139984164 gene encoding uncharacterized protein, with protein sequence MEATPLSLYYSWHMYMAACRDPNFLLWNADPKRNKNAAVASASSNSHRLSPLQPTPIHLAPLPCGSPRQKLLETGYPIIPISPSAWAQSLGWAQLVQSFNSPFLSPPQFATGRVNGKLVEKAPKFDYANIAMSATRPCSSDKTTKLTGLTFPSQPPERKKGRGPSRTKKEFICRFCGRHFTKSYNLLIHERTHTDERPYSCDICHKAFRRQDHLRDHKYIHSKEKPFKCTECGKGFCQARTLAVHKTLHLQQSPHKCTTCGRTFNQRSNLKTHLLTHTDIKPYNCNNCGKEFRRNCDLRRHSLTHGEGGCMPECQETVITIPSVPPTSLPVPPTCLPVPPTSLPVPPPMEETMKPVP encoded by the exons ATCCCAAAAGAAACAAGAATGCTGCAGTTGCTTCAGCATCCAGTAATAGTCACCGTCTTTCACCGTTACAACCAACTCCAATTCATCTAGCACCACTGCCATGTGGTTCACCACGACAGAAGTTACTGGAAACTGGCTACCCTATCATACCCATTTCTCCATCGGCATGGGCCCAAAGCCTTGGATGGGCACAACTAGTGCAAAGCTTCAACAGCCCTTTCTTATCTCCTCCTCAATTTGCTACTGGACGTGTGAATGGAAAGTTGGTGGAGAAGGCCCCTAAATTTGATTACGCCAACATCGCCATGTCAGCCACCAGGCCATGCAGCTCTGACAAGACCACCAAACTTACAGGTCTAACCTTCCCCTCCCAACCTCCAGAAAGGAAAAAGGGGAGAGGACCGTCCCGCACTAAGAAAGAATTTATTTGCCGTTTCTGTGGCCGTCACTTCACGAAATCGTATAACCTCCTCATCCACGAGAGAACCCATACCGATGAGCGTCCATACAGCTGTGACATCTGTCACAAGGCCTTCAGGAGACAAGATCATCTCCGTGACCACAA ATATATCCATTCTAAAGAAAAACCATTTAAATGTACGGAGTGTGGTAAAGGATTCTGTCAGGCTCGAACCCTCGCAGTCCATAAGACCTTGCACCTTCAGCAATCTCCACACAAGTGCACCACCTGCGGCCGAACCTTTAACCAGCGGAGCAACCTGAAAACCCACCTGCTTACCCACACAGACATCAAACCCTATAACTGCAACAACTGCGGTAAAGAATTTAGACGCAACTGTGACCTTAGACGTCATAGCTTGACTCATGGTGAAGGAGGTTGCATGCCCGAATGCCAAGAAACTGTTATTACTATACCATCAGTACCACCCACTAGCCTCCCAGTACCACCGACTTGCCTCCCAGTACCACCTACAAGCCTCCCAGTACCACCACCTATGGAGGAGACGATGAAACCAGTTCCCTAA